Proteins encoded within one genomic window of Haematospirillum jordaniae:
- a CDS encoding sensor histidine kinase: MSVDGQQGKAWGLRFATLFSLCLVVLAAFVSLSFSERRVRELALELSLQEIWGSLPALSSALEGWSSQTQAPAELSHDLALVVYSLVMREIHHLPVTAVVVVYPDGSAVIPDAAPALPDLSSDPLWLSSALRGYKPVWLQDHGPAVEIIAALPLERRDGSLVGGVLLRLDAGTALNEQQILVRVYRWCVGVGFGVIFLIVLAICAVFWRARVHDHQLLVREGALRRHMEESIRSLSCSLQDITGPLPAMIARVDHRQHYVFATAEYCRWFGTFGTSPVPVGTNLLAGENFEFHLGENYAQVSDLVVAALDGLSAVSEGVWSFPDGSRYVRVELQPVFERSAVRGFFVSITDITAMKRLERDLRNARDRMEEEFTARTLEHKKTVESRLAEALDRVSEGFLLWDSQDCLLICNQAFRLLFPSLTKRVVPGIHYAEVVALLDALEHPVSVASASDGHDRTSGDTYGQRSRPRERFFRDSLWVLMTETRTPEGLTVMTFTDISERKAAELALLSSEADLRELHKITSDPDQGMAEKVPALLQLGCRRFDMTGACLARCQGDVLISDYVVGGHDDLKVEQIVSCAGMSLSDVLAGREILVPSCTQGETGQACLAVRVVACRRTWGILFFRGPGKAGRCLQPADLEFARLLALWIGARITQVETETHLRAALEQADAASRSKSLFLANMSHELRTPLNAIIGFSDVMASEIFGAHTAPQYKDYSASIKDSGQHLLSIINDILDTAKVEAGHLTLDDDVIKPSELIDGTIRLLQGQFSAAGLTMRTDIPVDLPSIRGDARRLRQVMLNLLSNAIKFTPSGGVVNVTALCAPADGMTITVSDNGIGMRTEDIAVALAPFGQIDSSLSRRHQGTGLGLPLSRSLVEAHGGTLSLVSAPGEGTEVRVWLPPDRLVQGA, from the coding sequence ATGAGTGTTGACGGGCAGCAGGGCAAGGCATGGGGTTTGCGGTTCGCAACGCTTTTTTCCCTGTGCCTTGTCGTATTGGCTGCTTTCGTATCTCTGTCATTCTCCGAGCGCAGGGTGCGTGAACTGGCGCTGGAATTGTCCCTACAGGAAATCTGGGGTTCCTTGCCGGCTCTGAGTTCAGCTCTGGAGGGATGGTCTTCGCAGACACAGGCCCCCGCAGAACTTTCCCATGATCTTGCCTTGGTTGTGTACAGTCTTGTCATGAGAGAGATTCACCATCTTCCCGTCACAGCTGTTGTGGTGGTTTATCCTGATGGGTCTGCAGTTATTCCGGATGCAGCCCCTGCCTTGCCTGATCTTTCCTCTGATCCCCTGTGGCTGTCTTCGGCCTTGCGTGGATACAAGCCCGTTTGGTTGCAGGACCATGGTCCTGCTGTGGAAATTATTGCGGCCCTTCCTTTGGAGCGTCGTGACGGTAGTCTTGTCGGCGGGGTTTTGTTACGGCTGGATGCCGGTACGGCCCTGAATGAACAGCAGATCCTTGTGCGGGTGTATCGTTGGTGCGTTGGGGTAGGGTTTGGTGTTATCTTCCTGATTGTCTTGGCAATCTGTGCCGTATTTTGGCGTGCCCGGGTGCACGATCACCAGCTTTTGGTGAGGGAAGGGGCACTGCGCCGCCATATGGAGGAAAGTATACGCTCGTTGTCTTGCTCCCTGCAGGATATCACGGGGCCTTTGCCGGCAATGATTGCCCGGGTTGACCATCGCCAGCATTATGTTTTTGCAACAGCCGAGTATTGCCGTTGGTTTGGTACTTTTGGGACATCCCCCGTTCCGGTTGGTACTAATCTTCTGGCTGGGGAGAATTTTGAATTTCATCTGGGTGAGAACTATGCCCAAGTTTCCGATCTTGTTGTAGCCGCCTTGGATGGGTTGTCTGCGGTTTCCGAGGGGGTCTGGTCATTCCCCGACGGATCACGTTATGTCAGGGTTGAATTGCAGCCAGTTTTTGAACGATCTGCTGTGCGCGGTTTCTTTGTTTCGATTACAGATATTACGGCCATGAAGCGTTTGGAGCGTGATCTCCGCAATGCGCGTGATCGGATGGAAGAAGAATTTACCGCCCGAACCCTCGAACACAAAAAAACGGTGGAAAGCCGTTTGGCCGAAGCCTTGGACCGGGTATCCGAGGGTTTCCTTCTTTGGGACAGCCAAGACTGTCTTCTGATTTGCAATCAGGCATTCCGGTTACTGTTCCCGTCACTGACCAAACGTGTTGTGCCCGGCATTCATTATGCCGAAGTTGTAGCTTTGCTTGATGCTCTTGAGCACCCTGTATCGGTTGCTTCTGCATCAGACGGTCATGACCGTACTTCCGGGGATACTTACGGCCAACGCTCTCGCCCGCGGGAACGTTTCTTCCGGGATTCTTTATGGGTCCTGATGACAGAAACTAGGACGCCTGAGGGGCTGACGGTCATGACGTTCACCGATATCTCTGAACGAAAAGCCGCCGAATTGGCCTTGTTGTCGTCAGAAGCTGATTTGCGTGAGCTGCACAAGATCACCAGTGATCCGGACCAAGGGATGGCCGAGAAGGTTCCTGCCCTCCTGCAGCTTGGGTGCAGGCGTTTTGACATGACTGGTGCCTGTCTTGCGCGTTGTCAGGGCGATGTCCTGATTTCGGACTACGTGGTTGGGGGGCATGATGATCTGAAGGTGGAACAGATTGTATCCTGCGCTGGAATGTCGTTGTCTGATGTTCTGGCAGGGCGGGAAATCCTTGTGCCAAGCTGTACGCAGGGGGAAACCGGTCAGGCTTGTCTGGCTGTGCGTGTTGTGGCTTGTAGACGCACGTGGGGTATCTTGTTCTTTCGTGGTCCGGGAAAGGCCGGGCGTTGCCTGCAGCCTGCAGACCTCGAGTTTGCGCGCCTGCTGGCCCTGTGGATCGGGGCTAGGATTACCCAGGTTGAGACAGAAACGCACCTTAGGGCGGCCTTGGAGCAAGCAGATGCCGCCAGCCGGTCAAAGTCTCTTTTTCTGGCAAATATGAGCCATGAGCTGAGGACGCCGCTGAATGCGATTATCGGCTTCTCCGATGTTATGGCCAGTGAGATTTTTGGTGCCCACACAGCACCTCAGTACAAGGACTATTCAGCCAGTATCAAGGATTCAGGGCAGCATCTTCTCTCTATTATCAATGATATACTTGATACAGCCAAGGTTGAGGCCGGGCATCTGACACTTGATGACGATGTGATAAAGCCATCTGAGCTGATCGATGGAACAATCCGTCTTCTTCAGGGCCAGTTTTCTGCCGCAGGGCTGACCATGCGCACAGATATTCCCGTAGACCTCCCGTCTATACGAGGAGATGCGCGACGCCTGCGCCAAGTCATGCTGAACCTGCTGTCCAACGCGATCAAGTTTACTCCCTCAGGCGGTGTTGTGAATGTTACGGCTTTGTGTGCCCCTGCGGATGGTATGACGATAACGGTTTCTGATAACGGTATTGGTATGCGGACCGAGGATATTGCCGTTGCCTTGGCCCCGTTCGGTCAGATTGACAGCAGCTTGTCCCGCCGACACCAGGGAACGGGTTTGGGGCTGCCCTTGTCCCGTTCCTTGGTGGAGGCGCATGGGGGAACATTATCCTTGGTCAGTGCACCAGGCGAAGGGACAGAGGTTCGTGTATGGCTCCCCCCTGATCGGCTTGTTCAGGGGGCCTGA
- a CDS encoding serine/threonine transporter: MSQVVSSSVPNPSAAAAGPAAWSRHDTTWMLGLYGTAIGAGTLFLPINAGIGGLWPLLLMAIIAFPLTYFSHRGLNRFVMSSRRPGSDITEVVEEHFGSAAGKIITLLYFLTIYPILMLYSVAVTNTVESFMINQLGLADWVPHRAVLSLILILSLMAIVRLGAEMIVKAMSLLVYPFVAALMILAIYLIPEWSSAAFDSAGSFSDAVSGVTFWKTVWLAIPVMVFSFNHSPIISSFAVDQQRLHGEHAEPASSRVLFRAHAMMVVSVMFFVFSCVMSLSPADLMAAKEQNISILSYLANHFSTPAIAWAAPLIAIIAISKSFLGHYMGAKEGFNGLIQQELRQRGKVVSGSLLDRSAAVFMILSCWMAATFNPSIIGTIESLGGPVIAALLFLMPMYAIAKVPSMKKYSGAFSNIFVVLIGLIAMTAIFFDLLS; encoded by the coding sequence ATGTCTCAAGTTGTATCATCATCAGTGCCAAACCCGTCGGCGGCTGCAGCCGGTCCGGCCGCTTGGAGCCGCCACGACACCACGTGGATGCTGGGCCTTTACGGGACGGCAATTGGTGCCGGAACCCTGTTTTTGCCCATCAATGCGGGTATTGGTGGGCTGTGGCCTCTTTTGCTGATGGCCATCATTGCCTTCCCGTTGACGTACTTCTCCCACCGGGGGCTTAATCGTTTTGTCATGTCCAGCCGTAGGCCGGGTTCTGACATTACGGAAGTTGTCGAGGAGCATTTTGGCAGCGCAGCCGGGAAGATTATTACCCTGCTGTACTTCCTGACCATTTACCCCATTTTGATGCTGTATAGCGTTGCTGTTACCAACACGGTTGAATCCTTTATGATCAACCAGCTTGGTTTGGCTGATTGGGTTCCGCACCGCGCTGTTCTGTCCCTGATCTTGATTTTGTCCTTGATGGCGATTGTTCGTCTGGGTGCGGAAATGATCGTCAAGGCCATGAGCCTGCTGGTGTATCCCTTTGTTGCAGCCCTGATGATTCTGGCTATTTACCTGATCCCTGAGTGGAGTTCTGCTGCCTTTGACAGTGCGGGAAGCTTTTCCGACGCCGTTTCTGGTGTAACATTCTGGAAGACCGTATGGCTGGCAATTCCGGTGATGGTGTTTTCTTTCAACCACTCGCCGATTATTTCTTCCTTCGCAGTTGATCAGCAGCGTTTGCATGGTGAGCACGCGGAACCAGCATCTAGCCGGGTTCTGTTCCGTGCCCATGCCATGATGGTCGTGTCTGTCATGTTCTTTGTGTTCAGCTGTGTGATGAGCCTGTCGCCGGCCGACTTGATGGCCGCGAAAGAGCAGAACATTTCTATTCTGTCCTACCTTGCAAATCATTTCTCGACGCCTGCTATTGCTTGGGCTGCGCCCTTGATTGCGATCATCGCCATCAGCAAGTCATTCCTGGGTCACTATATGGGCGCCAAGGAAGGCTTTAATGGCCTGATCCAGCAGGAACTGCGTCAGCGCGGGAAAGTGGTTTCCGGTTCTCTTCTTGATCGTTCTGCCGCTGTGTTCATGATCCTGAGCTGCTGGATGGCTGCAACGTTTAATCCCAGCATTATCGGCACCATCGAAAGTTTGGGTGGTCCGGTTATTGCGGCGTTGCTGTTCCTGATGCCGATGTATGCCATCGCCAAGGTTCCTTCGATGAAGAAGTACTCTGGCGCGTTCAGCAACATCTTTGTTGTTCTGATTGGGTTGATTGCCATGACTGCAATCTTCTTCGATCTGCTGTCCTGA
- a CDS encoding protein phosphatase CheZ, protein MDKGRSPRKMFTAEVQLRNRYGGDASPAGGAVVAASDPEMRDEVSALKNEVSHLSHLLRTYVIPPEDEQKAADGEPDPEDPLVQEFERQRAEVRILKMELRALANSIQETKREIAQLRTSDGDSDRLDIVAGELDAVVGATERATDGILEAAEKIDNAAQNLRSKADDAYFAHLAEDISEHVVSIFEHANFQDITGQRINKVVSTLKFVEERIDKMINIWGQETFEELLAEMPDTPAGDDERRLLNGPQMAERAISQGDIDKLFG, encoded by the coding sequence ACGCTTCCCCTGCCGGTGGCGCTGTTGTTGCTGCCTCTGATCCTGAAATGCGTGACGAGGTTTCCGCCCTGAAGAATGAGGTCAGTCACCTCAGTCATCTCCTCAGAACGTATGTTATTCCGCCGGAAGACGAGCAAAAAGCTGCCGATGGGGAGCCCGATCCCGAGGATCCCTTGGTGCAGGAGTTTGAGCGTCAGCGTGCCGAAGTGCGCATTCTGAAGATGGAGTTGCGGGCTTTGGCCAACTCCATTCAGGAGACGAAACGCGAAATTGCGCAGTTGCGGACCAGTGACGGGGATTCTGATAGGCTTGATATCGTCGCCGGGGAACTGGATGCCGTTGTCGGTGCAACCGAGCGGGCGACCGATGGTATTCTGGAAGCGGCCGAAAAAATCGACAACGCCGCCCAGAACCTGCGTTCCAAGGCCGATGATGCTTACTTTGCCCATCTCGCCGAAGATATCAGCGAACATGTTGTGTCAATTTTCGAACATGCCAACTTCCAAGATATCACCGGTCAGCGCATCAACAAGGTCGTCAGCACGCTGAAGTTTGTTGAAGAGCGTATCGACAAGATGATCAATATCTGGGGGCAGGAAACCTTTGAAGAGCTTCTGGCTGAAATGCCCGATACGCCGGCTGGTGATGACGAGCGTCGACTGCTTAACGGCCCTCAGATGGCCGAGAGAGCGATTTCTCAGGGCGATATCGACAAGCTGTTTGGCTGA
- the tldD gene encoding metalloprotease TldD — MVDRALTEDLFFSRAGLDQDATRRIVSDALAGADDGELYLEYKQSESVSLDDGRIRSASFDTAQGFGLRAIVGETAGYAHASTLDEASLRRAAATVSAVRGGYSGTFAAPPVGTNQSLYTDQNPITPVPFSVKVRVLGEIDAYLRGRDPRVRQVMVSLGASWQAVHIMRPDGEAADIRPMVRLSITVMVEKDGRCETGSWGQGGRIKYDWLLEEETWKTAAERALNQALVNLESVDAPAGEMPVVLGCGWPGVLLHEAVGHGLEGDFNRKKTSAFSGLMGQRVAAPGVTVVDDGTLPDRRGSITIDDEGTPSARNVLIEDGILKGYLFDRMNARLIGVRSSGNGRRQSYAHKPLPRMTNTFMLGGSYEPEEIIRSVKKGLFAVNFGGGQVDITSGKFVFACTEAWKIEDGKLTAPVKGATLIGNGPDVLTRVSMIGNDVELDAGIGTCGKDGQGVPCGVGQPTLKVERLTVGGTGG; from the coding sequence ATGGTTGATCGTGCCCTTACTGAAGATCTGTTCTTCTCTCGTGCCGGGCTCGACCAAGATGCAACGCGCCGTATTGTTTCTGATGCCTTGGCCGGGGCGGATGACGGAGAGCTTTATCTGGAATACAAGCAGTCTGAATCCGTTTCGCTGGATGATGGGCGTATTCGTTCCGCTTCTTTTGACACGGCACAGGGGTTTGGTCTGCGGGCCATCGTGGGAGAGACAGCAGGGTATGCTCATGCTTCAACCTTGGATGAAGCTTCCTTGCGCCGCGCGGCTGCCACAGTTTCTGCTGTACGTGGTGGTTATTCAGGAACGTTTGCAGCGCCGCCTGTTGGGACAAATCAATCTCTTTATACAGATCAGAACCCGATTACGCCGGTTCCTTTTTCAGTTAAGGTCCGGGTGCTGGGAGAGATTGATGCCTATCTCAGGGGGCGTGATCCGCGTGTTCGCCAGGTTATGGTTTCCTTGGGTGCGTCTTGGCAGGCTGTTCATATCATGCGTCCAGACGGTGAAGCCGCTGATATTCGTCCGATGGTGCGCCTGAGTATCACTGTTATGGTTGAGAAAGACGGCCGTTGTGAAACAGGTTCATGGGGGCAGGGTGGGCGCATTAAGTACGACTGGTTACTGGAAGAGGAAACCTGGAAGACTGCGGCAGAGCGTGCCCTGAATCAGGCATTGGTCAATCTTGAAAGCGTTGATGCCCCTGCGGGTGAAATGCCGGTTGTTCTGGGGTGTGGGTGGCCGGGCGTTCTTTTGCATGAGGCTGTTGGGCATGGCCTGGAAGGAGACTTCAATCGCAAGAAGACGTCGGCCTTTTCCGGGCTGATGGGGCAGCGTGTGGCTGCTCCTGGTGTGACTGTGGTTGATGATGGAACCTTGCCGGACCGGCGCGGCTCGATCACGATTGATGACGAGGGCACGCCTTCGGCCCGTAATGTTCTGATCGAGGATGGGATTCTGAAAGGGTATTTGTTTGACCGTATGAATGCCCGCCTGATAGGGGTTCGTTCATCCGGAAACGGGCGTCGGCAGTCGTATGCTCACAAGCCGCTGCCGCGTATGACTAACACCTTCATGCTGGGTGGCTCATATGAACCGGAGGAAATTATCCGAAGTGTGAAGAAGGGCCTTTTTGCTGTTAATTTTGGCGGTGGCCAAGTTGATATCACGTCTGGAAAGTTTGTCTTTGCCTGTACAGAGGCCTGGAAAATTGAAGACGGTAAGCTGACGGCTCCAGTCAAGGGAGCAACCTTGATTGGCAATGGTCCCGATGTTCTTACGCGTGTCTCCATGATTGGTAATGATGTGGAGTTGGATGCGGGTATTGGCACATGTGGCAAGGATGGCCAAGGGGTTCCCTGTGGCGTTGGGCAACCGACCCTGAAAGTGGAGCGTCTGACCGTTGGTGGCACAGGGGGGTAA
- a CDS encoding COX15/CtaA family protein, producing MAGNHAATVEVVRNIGYRPVQIWLWSLCALVFCMVLLGGATRLTQSGLSMVEWRPLDFLPPMNDAAWEDMFLLYKASPEYTHRNVGMDLAGFKGIFWLEYVHRLVGRLVGVAVVVPLLVFVACRLVDRRVLRRILGLFVLGGLQGALGWFMVASGLIDRPDVSHYRLAAHLMLAVVLFAALLWMALDCTVSTAFSPAPNGVVRGPLLCLGMVMLTMTWGAFVAGLDAGLTYNTFPLMDGHIVPPGAWVQDPWWYNLVANVATVQFVHRSLALCTVVVTCVVAWKLWATSLSKPVCCLALALVFAVCVQLFLGITTLLLAVPVSLGIVHQAMAVVLVGLCVTLIFRLVRG from the coding sequence ATGGCGGGGAATCATGCAGCCACAGTAGAAGTGGTAAGGAATATCGGGTATCGGCCAGTTCAGATCTGGTTGTGGTCACTCTGTGCCTTGGTTTTTTGCATGGTACTTCTGGGGGGAGCAACCCGGTTGACGCAATCCGGACTCTCTATGGTGGAGTGGAGGCCTCTCGACTTTCTACCCCCTATGAACGATGCCGCATGGGAGGATATGTTCCTGCTGTACAAGGCATCTCCCGAGTATACACACCGTAATGTGGGTATGGATCTGGCTGGGTTCAAGGGGATTTTCTGGCTGGAATATGTGCACCGCCTTGTGGGGAGGCTGGTGGGCGTTGCGGTTGTAGTTCCGCTGCTTGTTTTTGTGGCGTGTCGTCTCGTGGATCGTCGTGTGTTGCGCCGTATTCTCGGGCTCTTTGTTCTTGGTGGTCTCCAAGGAGCGTTAGGCTGGTTCATGGTTGCCTCGGGCCTTATTGACCGTCCGGATGTCAGCCACTATCGCCTTGCTGCGCATCTGATGCTGGCTGTTGTTTTGTTTGCCGCCCTGTTATGGATGGCTTTGGACTGTACTGTTTCCACCGCCTTCTCTCCGGCACCAAATGGTGTTGTACGCGGTCCCTTGCTGTGTCTTGGCATGGTTATGCTGACCATGACATGGGGCGCTTTTGTCGCGGGCCTTGATGCAGGGCTGACCTACAACACCTTTCCCCTGATGGATGGGCATATTGTTCCACCGGGGGCATGGGTGCAGGATCCTTGGTGGTATAATCTGGTAGCGAACGTTGCAACGGTACAGTTTGTGCATCGATCTCTGGCGCTTTGTACGGTTGTGGTGACCTGTGTTGTTGCTTGGAAACTTTGGGCTACATCATTGTCCAAGCCTGTCTGTTGCCTTGCTCTTGCCTTGGTTTTTGCTGTTTGCGTACAGCTTTTTCTTGGTATTACAACCTTGCTGCTGGCTGTTCCGGTCAGCCTTGGTATCGTGCATCAGGCGATGGCTGTTGTCTTGGTCGGCCTGTGTGTAACCCTTATTTTCCGGCTTGTGCGTGGGTGA
- a CDS encoding cytidylate kinase-like family protein, whose amino-acid sequence MTDVHAAMQALMSASRLKSDSAAGRPVRPVLTISREHGALGRQVAEALSAHLQVPLYDRALIGKIASRLDVDQETAKMLDESVGRASDLWLVGLLKGKDLSKDAWRTHLVNIFLGLSKVGGIILGRGAHLVLEDSCALRLKLVAPRSVRIKRIAERNAVPEAIADQQVLEADTARLCFLKDMFGARSDDPAAFDLVLNTARLDDVDAIVRLLATAYEGIARCHQVRG is encoded by the coding sequence ATGACCGATGTGCATGCTGCCATGCAGGCCCTGATGTCTGCGAGCCGTCTCAAGTCAGACTCGGCTGCCGGGCGTCCGGTGCGTCCGGTGCTTACGATTTCCAGGGAACATGGGGCATTGGGGCGCCAAGTTGCAGAGGCTCTGTCTGCTCATTTGCAGGTTCCCCTGTATGATCGCGCCTTGATTGGCAAGATTGCCAGCCGCCTTGATGTTGATCAGGAGACGGCGAAAATGCTGGATGAAAGTGTGGGGCGTGCCAGTGATTTATGGCTGGTGGGGCTTTTGAAGGGGAAAGATCTTTCCAAGGATGCTTGGCGAACCCACCTAGTGAATATCTTTCTGGGGTTGTCCAAGGTTGGTGGCATTATTCTCGGACGTGGTGCACACCTTGTTCTGGAGGATTCCTGTGCCCTTCGCTTGAAGCTTGTTGCCCCGCGGTCTGTACGTATCAAGAGGATCGCCGAGCGTAATGCCGTGCCGGAGGCCATTGCCGACCAACAGGTTCTGGAGGCGGATACGGCGCGTTTGTGTTTTCTGAAAGATATGTTCGGTGCCCGTTCAGATGATCCGGCAGCGTTTGATCTGGTTTTGAACACGGCACGCTTGGATGATGTAGACGCTATTGTTCGTCTGCTTGCAACGGCCTATGAGGGGATTGCGCGTTGCCATCAAGTGCGGGGCTGA